The Triticum aestivum cultivar Chinese Spring chromosome 7B, IWGSC CS RefSeq v2.1, whole genome shotgun sequence genome window below encodes:
- the LOC123159660 gene encoding uncharacterized protein, giving the protein MQRSNSFGTSWADQWDTGADPSPRARGGNGDGQKGGVEKTKAAAATGLRKVKAGTAQGFQWIKDKYQKKSAGKNGKQGGGSEVAAGY; this is encoded by the coding sequence ATGCAGCGGAGCAACTCGTTCGGGACGTCGTGGGCGGACCAGTGGGACACCGGCGCCGACCCGAGCCCGCGGGCGCgcggcggcaacggcgacggcCAGAAGGGCGGCGTGGAGAAGACCAAGGCGGCCGCGGCCACCGGGCTGAGGAAGGTCAAGGCCGGCACCGCGCAGGGGTTCCAGTGGATCAAGGACAAGTACCAGAAGAAGAGCGCCGGCAAGAACGGCAAGCAGGGGGGCGGCTCCGAGGTGGCGGCCGGGTACTGA